The following is a genomic window from Amycolatopsis australiensis.
CTCTTCGGCCATCACGCGGTCGTACTCGGCCCAGTCGTCGTGGGTCCCGGTGGCGGCGATGAAGACGTCCCGCAGCAGCTGCGGCAGCCCGGCGGGATCGAAGGCGGGGTCGGGATCGTCCGGCCCGACGAGGTGGGTGGCGCCGGTGACGGAAGCCCAGTGCCACCCGCGCCGGAAGGTGACGGTGGCATGCCCGGCCCGCCGCAGCAGCGCGAGCTTGTGCGCCTTCCCGACGGCGACGTAGGCCACGCCCGGAGCGCCGGTCACCGGATCGTCGAGGACGCCGGCGTTGACGACGGAGGAGTGAACGGTGCCGTCGGCCCGCGTCGTGGCGACGGTGGCCAGGCCGTGCTCCTGCAAGGACAGTGTGCGCACCTGCTCCAGATCGACGGTCATGCCCCAACCTAACCCGCGCGTCGGGCCGCGTGTTCCGGTTTCACGCCGTGCGACGAGACGTTCACCGAGGGCCGGGCCCGCGACCGCGGGCCCGGCCCGCCGGTTCAGCAGGCTCCGTTGTCCGTCCACACTCCCCACTGGCCCGTCGTTCCCGGCTCCTCTCCCTGTGTCCACCACTTCGCCGTCCACCTGTGGCCGTTGTGGGACACCACGTTCCCGCCCGTGTACACCTGCGTCGCGCTCCACTCGGGGTCCGTGCACGTTCCCGGGTTCGTCGTCCCTCCCGTGTCCCACGCCACCTGGGGTGACCGGTAGAAGTCGATCCCCTGCGCGACCCAGCGCGGCGCCTGGGCTCCCAGGCGGGTGCGGAACGCCGTCCAGTCGTGGGTCGACCACGGTGACCAGCCCAGTTCCGCGTGGGCCGCCACGCGCGGGAACGCCAGGTAGTCGATGTCCGCCGGGGTCACCACCGTTTCCGTCCACAGCGGCGACTCCACCCCGCGGACCGCGGCCTCGCCCACCCCCGACAGGTACGCCCCCGGGTTCCAGCCGTACGCGTCCTGCACCTCGACGTACCCCGCCCACGACAGGCCGATCGGGGTCGAGCTGTTGTACTTCATGTCCAGGTACGCCTTGTTCGCCGGCGACAGGATCACCTTGCTGCCGCCGGACACCGCCGTCGACACGCCCTGGTCCGACGTCGTCGTTCCCCAGAACTGCGGGGTCGC
Proteins encoded in this region:
- a CDS encoding pyridoxamine 5'-phosphate oxidase family protein, coding for MTVDLEQVRTLSLQEHGLATVATTRADGTVHSSVVNAGVLDDPVTGAPGVAYVAVGKAHKLALLRRAGHATVTFRRGWHWASVTGATHLVGPDDPDPAFDPAGLPQLLRDVFIAATGTHDDWAEYDRVMAEERRVAVFVRADRIIGNP